From Allofrancisella guangzhouensis, a single genomic window includes:
- the radA gene encoding DNA repair protein RadA, with protein MAKHKTIFICQECGATASRWQGQCHSCNQWNTFIEEIQADTKKPAKSRIGFAGSVSKATYLADIIGKEHTRTSTYIQEFDRVLGGGIVKGSVTLVGGDPGIGKSSILLQIMAFLSLKKKVLYVSGEESLEQIALRAERLDLPKDNLLVMCETNIETIADYIIKNKPEVIVIDSIQTIYNPELQSMVGGVSQVRESTAYITQVAKQHDISVFLVGHVTKSGDVAGPRVLEHIVDAVIFIESQDNGRYRLMRTLKNRFGAVNEIGVFAMTDKGMKEVKNPSAIFLNNGRTNLIGSVIVSVWEGTRPLLVELQSLVVDKNINQPPKRLCVGIDNNRLAMILAIIQRYMHIDLYDKDVFLNVVGGIKITETSIDLALISIIYSSIKELEIPHNMLIMGEVGLSGEIRPIPYGVERINEAKKHGFKKIIVPKANISKLVKNDNIELISITNLNQLKDIITGN; from the coding sequence ATGGCAAAACACAAAACTATTTTTATTTGTCAAGAATGTGGAGCAACAGCTTCACGCTGGCAAGGTCAGTGCCATAGTTGTAATCAGTGGAATACCTTTATAGAGGAAATACAAGCAGATACTAAAAAGCCTGCTAAGTCACGTATAGGATTTGCTGGTAGTGTTTCTAAAGCAACCTACTTAGCTGACATAATAGGCAAAGAGCACACACGTACTTCAACTTATATCCAAGAGTTTGACCGAGTGCTTGGAGGAGGCATTGTAAAAGGATCTGTAACTCTAGTAGGTGGCGATCCTGGGATCGGAAAATCTTCAATATTACTTCAGATAATGGCCTTTTTGTCTCTAAAAAAGAAAGTCCTATATGTAAGTGGTGAGGAATCTCTAGAGCAAATAGCTCTACGTGCTGAAAGACTTGATTTACCTAAAGATAACCTTTTGGTAATGTGTGAGACAAACATTGAAACAATAGCAGATTATATTATTAAAAATAAACCTGAGGTTATTGTTATTGATTCTATTCAAACAATCTATAATCCAGAGTTACAGTCCATGGTTGGTGGAGTATCTCAAGTCCGTGAATCTACAGCATACATAACTCAAGTTGCCAAGCAACATGATATCTCAGTATTTCTAGTAGGTCATGTTACCAAATCAGGAGATGTTGCTGGGCCTAGAGTTTTAGAACATATAGTTGATGCTGTAATATTTATCGAATCTCAAGATAATGGTAGATATCGCCTAATGCGTACTCTCAAAAATAGGTTTGGTGCTGTTAATGAGATTGGCGTATTTGCAATGACTGATAAAGGTATGAAAGAAGTTAAAAATCCATCCGCTATCTTTCTTAACAACGGTCGCACGAACTTAATAGGAAGTGTTATAGTTTCAGTTTGGGAAGGTACAAGACCGCTATTAGTAGAGCTACAATCTCTCGTTGTTGACAAGAATATAAACCAACCGCCCAAAAGACTATGTGTAGGAATTGACAATAATAGATTAGCTATGATTTTAGCTATCATACAAAGGTACATGCACATTGATTTATATGATAAAGATGTATTTTTAAATGTTGTTGGTGGTATAAAAATTACAGAAACAAGTATAGATCTAGCGCTTATCTCAATAATTTACTCTAGTATAAAAGAGTTAGAGATACCACATAATATGTTGATCATGGGGGAAGTAGGTTTATCTGGTGAGATACGCCCCATACCATACGGTGTTGAAAGGATAAACGAAGCTAAGAAGCATGGTTTCAAAAAAATAATTGTCCCGAAGGCCAATATTTCAAAACTAGTAAAAAATGATAATATAGAGCTAATAAGTATAACCAACCTTAACCAGCTTAAGGACATAATTACAGGTAATTAA
- a CDS encoding CvpA family protein: MSFLESLNFLDILIIILSLILSLFAAVKGLFKNIVLLILMIFAVIMAGILAQKIQQSYINSIVSDPGTSYVVSFILVLISAYLIIFGVMKVFMKNNKEKETLSNTLFAFFIAITRYSFIFAIICSTLNSFDSIKDSSLWENSVFVPKLVKVGDYAFNTKVKMQETNLKDYVPKEVAGG, translated from the coding sequence ATGAGTTTTTTAGAAAGCCTTAACTTCTTAGATATTTTGATTATCATCTTAAGTTTGATATTAAGCCTATTTGCAGCTGTAAAGGGACTATTTAAAAATATAGTTCTACTTATCCTTATGATTTTTGCTGTAATAATGGCGGGTATTTTAGCCCAAAAAATTCAGCAGAGTTATATTAATTCTATAGTTAGTGATCCTGGTACTTCTTATGTAGTGTCATTTATTTTAGTCCTTATTAGTGCATATCTTATAATATTTGGTGTCATGAAAGTTTTTATGAAAAACAATAAGGAGAAAGAAACTTTATCAAATACACTATTTGCTTTTTTTATTGCTATTACTCGCTACAGCTTTATATTCGCAATAATTTGCTCTACTCTTAACTCCTTTGATTCAATAAAGGATAGTTCTCTGTGGGAAAATTCAGTTTTTGTACCAAAACTAGTAAAAGTTGGCGACTACGCTTTTAACACCAAAGTAAAAATGCAAGAAACAAATCTCAAAGACTATGTCCCCAAAGAAGTTGCCGGTGGTTAA
- a CDS encoding NAD(P)H-dependent glycerol-3-phosphate dehydrogenase yields MCSKNILVLGAGAWGTALALQLAYKGHNVRISSWRDSHNQEMLKKNNNIKYLSDIEKFPNNLTAISNWHDSIADFDQILVATPSSGFKNILVELKKYILPRQGIISATKGFCHNSYALLDEIAIGILPDTKFALITGPSFAKEVAQKLPTAVVVASKDIEYAKKIQRLFSNENFRCYTTTDIVGAQIGGAVKNVLAIAAGIAAGMNLGINAHAALITRGLAEIKKLGLKLGAESETFIGLSCLGDLLLTCSDNQSRNRRFGLYVGQGYSIDESLKMVNNVVEGYFTAQAVYNLAKKHDVDMPLVFAVYKVLYESAEPKDIVKQLLQRELKDES; encoded by the coding sequence ATGTGTAGTAAAAATATTCTCGTACTTGGAGCAGGAGCATGGGGCACAGCTTTGGCTTTGCAACTAGCATATAAAGGACATAATGTTAGGATTAGCTCATGGCGAGACTCACATAACCAAGAAATGCTGAAAAAGAATAATAACATTAAGTATTTGTCAGATATTGAAAAATTCCCCAACAATCTTACAGCTATTTCTAATTGGCACGATAGTATAGCTGATTTTGACCAAATATTAGTAGCAACGCCAAGTTCTGGATTTAAAAATATACTTGTTGAATTAAAAAAATATATATTACCTAGGCAAGGAATAATAAGTGCTACGAAGGGGTTTTGTCATAACAGTTATGCATTACTTGATGAAATAGCTATAGGAATATTACCAGATACAAAATTTGCTTTGATTACAGGTCCAAGCTTTGCCAAAGAAGTTGCTCAAAAACTCCCAACAGCTGTAGTTGTAGCATCAAAAGATATTGAGTATGCAAAAAAGATCCAGCGGCTTTTTAGTAACGAAAATTTTAGATGCTATACTACAACAGACATTGTAGGGGCTCAAATTGGTGGAGCAGTTAAGAATGTTTTAGCAATTGCTGCAGGGATAGCTGCAGGGATGAATCTTGGAATAAATGCTCATGCTGCTCTTATAACAAGAGGATTAGCTGAGATCAAAAAACTAGGGCTTAAGTTAGGTGCTGAGTCAGAGACTTTTATTGGTTTAAGTTGTTTAGGTGATTTATTATTGACTTGTTCAGATAACCAGTCACGAAATCGTAGATTTGGATTATATGTTGGTCAGGGTTATTCTATTGATGAGTCTTTAAAGATGGTTAATAATGTAGTGGAAGGGTATTTTACAGCTCAAGCAGTTTATAACTTAGCGAAGAAGCATGATGTTGATATGCCATTAGTTTTTGCTGTTTATAAAGTACTATACGAATCGGCAGAGCCAAAAGATATAGTTAAACAACTTTTGCAGCGTGAGCTTAAGGATGAGAGTTAA
- a CDS encoding ArsR/SmtB family transcription factor — protein MKLADIVDFQKALSDETRIRILMVIYQHELCLCHLAHIFKLANSTLSKHLDILRRNGFIHKRKQGRFHYFYFNSIYKEQLNWLFQTLSDDKTIQNDQKVINQMIKEKLEHLPEIHAKENLL, from the coding sequence ATGAAATTAGCAGATATTGTAGATTTCCAAAAAGCTTTAAGTGATGAAACACGAATTCGAATCTTAATGGTAATATACCAACATGAATTATGTCTCTGTCATTTAGCACATATTTTTAAACTTGCTAACTCAACTCTATCTAAACATTTAGATATTCTTAGACGTAATGGATTTATTCACAAACGAAAACAAGGAAGGTTTCATTATTTTTATTTTAACTCTATTTACAAAGAGCAATTAAATTGGCTATTTCAAACACTTTCTGATGATAAAACTATTCAGAATGATCAAAAAGTTATCAACCAAATGATAAAAGAAAAGCTTGAGCACCTACCTGAAATACATGCAAAGGAGAACTTATTATGA
- a CDS encoding heavy metal translocating P-type ATPase has protein sequence MTDSNQYLKFKIYGLDCIEEVNIIKKTLNKKIPEENMEFDLLNSKLSINQQDISSKEIISLIKKSGLNATVWDKHVSNGQKPNFLSKYLRLITTSICGTLIAFAYFFHAIDHGFIHAFIGNENGSTEIFLFIPQVSYLLAIVFGSWFVFPKAISSIKRLDADMNLLMVIAIVCAIIIGQLFEAAVVSFLFALSLLLESWSVGNARSAITKLMNLTPDTALVYCCSDKQFEEKPIAEINIGKRVLIKPGQKVALDGVIIKGSSFINQAPITGESIPVEKQIGDEVFAGSINGNSAIEIKTTKTADNSSIAKIIQAVEHAQSKRSKAEKWVDKFARVYTPSMILLALIIAIFPPLFLAKPWVNWIYQALVILVIACPCALVIATPISIVSSLAKAAQNGVLIKGGSFIETPAKLKAIAFDKTGTLTQGQPVVKEIITNNSLSEEQLITIAASLEKTVDHPISKAIINYANQNNIKIEEAINTKVIGGKGIIGEIEDSYFWLGSHAFAHEKQLCENNSLHDQATILGNNGFSLIFVGNHQEVIGAIAIQDGIKNNINDSLKQLKALGIEQTVMLTGDNKGTARAIAVQAGIDNFYAELLPEDKVTKIEELVNKYKNVAMIGDGINDAPALARSNLGIAMGAIGNDVAIETADIALMSDDISKLPWLIKHSRKTLNIIKQNITFSIAIKAIFISLAIADLATLWMAIAADMGATFIVIINALRLLKS, from the coding sequence ATGACAGATAGTAATCAATATTTAAAATTTAAAATATATGGCTTAGACTGTATCGAAGAAGTAAATATCATCAAAAAAACTCTAAATAAAAAAATACCAGAAGAAAATATGGAATTTGATTTACTTAATAGCAAACTTTCAATAAACCAACAAGATATTTCTTCAAAAGAAATTATCTCTTTGATTAAAAAATCTGGTTTAAACGCTACAGTTTGGGATAAACATGTATCAAATGGTCAGAAACCTAATTTCTTAAGTAAATATCTACGTTTAATCACAACATCAATCTGTGGAACTTTGATTGCTTTTGCGTATTTTTTTCATGCTATTGACCATGGATTTATACATGCATTTATAGGTAATGAAAATGGTTCTACTGAAATATTTCTTTTTATACCCCAGGTTAGCTACTTACTAGCTATAGTATTTGGTAGTTGGTTTGTTTTTCCAAAAGCAATATCTTCTATAAAACGTCTTGATGCTGATATGAATCTACTTATGGTAATAGCTATAGTGTGTGCTATTATTATTGGTCAACTTTTTGAAGCTGCTGTTGTAAGTTTTTTGTTTGCACTTTCTCTTCTACTTGAATCATGGAGCGTTGGTAATGCTCGTTCAGCAATAACTAAGCTTATGAATTTAACACCTGATACTGCGCTTGTTTATTGCTGCAGTGACAAGCAATTTGAAGAAAAACCTATAGCAGAAATCAATATAGGCAAAAGAGTGCTTATAAAACCAGGTCAAAAAGTTGCTCTTGATGGAGTTATTATTAAAGGTAGTAGCTTTATAAATCAAGCTCCAATAACTGGTGAATCGATCCCTGTAGAAAAACAAATTGGAGATGAGGTTTTTGCTGGTAGTATAAATGGAAACTCTGCTATTGAGATAAAAACGACAAAAACAGCTGATAACTCATCAATAGCAAAAATTATTCAGGCTGTAGAACACGCGCAATCAAAACGTTCAAAAGCAGAAAAATGGGTCGATAAATTTGCAAGAGTCTATACTCCAAGCATGATACTACTTGCTTTGATAATTGCTATATTTCCGCCGTTATTTTTGGCTAAGCCTTGGGTTAATTGGATATACCAGGCTTTAGTTATTCTTGTAATAGCTTGCCCTTGTGCACTAGTAATAGCAACGCCAATATCGATAGTCTCTAGTTTAGCAAAAGCAGCCCAAAATGGTGTCTTAATTAAAGGAGGTAGTTTCATTGAAACTCCTGCAAAACTTAAAGCTATTGCTTTTGATAAGACAGGCACTTTAACTCAAGGACAACCAGTAGTAAAAGAAATTATAACTAATAATAGCCTCTCAGAAGAGCAATTAATAACTATAGCTGCTAGCTTAGAAAAAACAGTTGATCATCCTATTTCTAAAGCAATCATTAATTATGCTAATCAAAACAATATAAAAATTGAAGAGGCTATAAACACTAAAGTTATTGGAGGTAAAGGTATTATAGGAGAAATTGAAGATTCTTACTTCTGGCTTGGTAGCCATGCTTTTGCTCATGAAAAACAACTCTGCGAAAATAACTCTCTACATGACCAAGCAACAATACTTGGAAATAATGGTTTTTCATTAATATTTGTAGGTAACCATCAAGAAGTAATTGGTGCTATTGCTATACAAGATGGTATAAAAAATAATATTAATGATTCCTTAAAGCAGCTTAAAGCATTAGGGATTGAGCAAACTGTAATGCTTACAGGTGACAATAAAGGCACTGCAAGAGCTATTGCAGTGCAAGCAGGAATCGATAATTTTTATGCTGAGCTTTTACCTGAAGATAAAGTAACTAAAATTGAAGAACTTGTTAATAAATATAAAAATGTTGCAATGATTGGTGATGGTATAAATGATGCCCCAGCCCTTGCTAGATCTAATCTAGGTATTGCTATGGGAGCTATTGGTAATGATGTTGCAATAGAAACTGCAGATATTGCACTAATGTCTGACGATATCAGTAAGCTACCATGGTTAATCAAGCACTCACGAAAAACTCTAAATATAATAAAACAAAATATAACCTTTTCTATAGCTATAAAAGCTATTTTTATATCATTAGCTATTGCTGATTTAGCCACCCTATGGATGGCGATCGCAGCAGATATGGGAGCAACTTTTATTGTTATAATAAATGCTTTAAGATTACTAAAATCCTAG
- a CDS encoding LysR substrate-binding domain-containing protein produces the protein MRITLKQLRVFVNTAKTESISIGAEKCFISQAAASMSLSQLENMLGITLFDRLGKRMKLNSNGQALLTQAVQIIDRVSELESFTCEGKPLTGKITIGASTTIANYILPKYIAQFRNLYPNIDIELICDNTKEIIHTVETLTCDVGFIEGECSSNHINSTVWKEDNLVIISNKNHPLVNKKDLKIADLLKYNWVTREQGSGTFEVFSRATKDYLPQLKKEISFNNTEAIKLYISNSQCLTYLSQTIVEQAWNTAQYQILDVKDLNLKRNFYKLLHKTKYHTKLVGTFCQFLEKENI, from the coding sequence ATGCGAATTACATTAAAACAACTGCGAGTTTTTGTCAATACTGCAAAAACCGAATCAATAAGTATTGGTGCTGAAAAATGCTTTATCTCACAAGCAGCTGCTAGTATGTCGTTATCACAGCTTGAGAACATGCTTGGCATAACCCTATTTGATAGATTAGGTAAGCGCATGAAATTAAACTCTAATGGGCAAGCTCTCCTAACCCAAGCTGTACAGATCATTGATAGAGTTTCAGAATTAGAATCCTTTACTTGCGAAGGTAAGCCTTTAACAGGCAAGATCACCATCGGAGCTAGTACGACAATAGCAAACTATATACTACCGAAATATATCGCACAATTTAGAAACCTCTATCCTAATATAGATATAGAATTAATTTGTGATAACACTAAAGAAATAATACACACAGTTGAAACGCTAACCTGCGATGTTGGTTTTATTGAGGGAGAATGTAGTAGTAATCATATAAACTCAACCGTCTGGAAAGAAGATAATTTAGTAATCATATCCAATAAAAATCATCCTTTAGTAAATAAAAAAGACCTAAAGATAGCAGATCTACTTAAATATAATTGGGTCACAAGAGAGCAAGGTTCTGGAACTTTTGAGGTATTCTCTAGAGCGACCAAAGATTATTTGCCGCAATTGAAAAAAGAAATTTCTTTTAACAACACAGAAGCTATAAAACTATATATCTCTAATAGCCAATGTCTAACCTATTTATCTCAAACTATTGTAGAACAAGCTTGGAATACTGCGCAGTATCAAATTTTAGATGTTAAGGATTTAAATTTGAAGAGAAATTTTTATAAACTTCTACATAAAACAAAATACCATACAAAACTTGTGGGAACATTTTGTCAATTTCTTGAGAAAGAAAATATATAA
- a CDS encoding LemA family protein: MSLGVILLIIIAIVAVYIVMTYNKLIAEIETVKNSEKQIDVQLDRRAKVFDSLVNVVKKYMDYEQTTLKDIVALRSKANSAKQQGDTKIRIAAENQISELAKGINVQFENYPELKSNQNVIQLQEEITSTENKLAFAKQALNDSIEKYNAHKKSFFAGIVVSLFKKLNENFIYWNISEEKKQQLEDSRVEL; the protein is encoded by the coding sequence ATGTCATTAGGAGTAATACTACTTATAATCATAGCAATAGTTGCTGTATATATTGTTATGACCTACAACAAGCTAATAGCTGAAATAGAAACAGTTAAAAATTCTGAAAAACAAATAGATGTACAACTTGACCGTAGAGCTAAAGTTTTTGACTCTTTAGTTAATGTAGTTAAAAAATATATGGATTATGAGCAAACTACTCTAAAAGATATAGTAGCTTTACGAAGTAAAGCTAACTCAGCGAAACAACAAGGTGATACTAAAATAAGAATAGCAGCTGAAAACCAAATATCCGAACTTGCAAAAGGTATAAATGTTCAGTTTGAGAACTACCCTGAATTAAAATCAAACCAAAATGTAATCCAGCTTCAAGAGGAAATAACATCTACCGAGAATAAGCTAGCTTTTGCAAAACAGGCTTTGAATGATTCTATAGAAAAATACAACGCCCATAAAAAATCTTTCTTTGCTGGTATAGTTGTAAGTCTATTTAAAAAGCTAAATGAGAACTTTATTTACTGGAATATTTCTGAAGAGAAAAAACAACAATTAGAAGATAGTAGAGTGGAACTATAA
- the htpX gene encoding zinc metalloprotease HtpX: MSSTDNLHYGSVNWREVVRKNTRKTYLVIATFLMVFFLLGIFADTIYRYSEIANIYYKTYGVKLPISKVFWALATFQLIPYATIIISGIAVIWIFITFSIYDKIMLSGTQYQEITANDQNPLARRVYNVVEEMKVAAGMRYMPKVFLINADYMNAFASGYSEKSAMVAITTKLANALNRDELQAVMAHELTHIRNQDIKLNLFTMVLANMMLIIMDFLFYSVLFSGSNNNSNSNNRNNNAAAFFIIIMILRYALQIFTIFMMLFLSRTREYMADAGAVELMRTNMPMANALVKIANDNKSPETQYSYKHTKNENLRRASYIFDPLSAGINGGDMSDLFSTHPSIEKRLASIGVNKTIS, encoded by the coding sequence ATGTCATCTACAGATAATCTACATTATGGCTCAGTAAACTGGCGTGAGGTTGTACGCAAAAATACTAGAAAAACATATCTAGTTATAGCTACTTTTTTAATGGTGTTTTTCCTACTTGGTATATTTGCAGATACAATATACAGATATAGTGAAATTGCAAATATCTACTATAAAACTTATGGCGTTAAGCTACCCATATCAAAAGTGTTTTGGGCTCTAGCAACCTTCCAACTAATCCCGTATGCCACTATTATTATCTCTGGTATAGCAGTTATTTGGATATTTATAACCTTTAGTATATATGACAAAATTATGCTTTCTGGGACACAATATCAAGAAATCACAGCTAACGACCAAAACCCCTTAGCACGTCGTGTTTATAATGTTGTCGAAGAAATGAAAGTTGCTGCTGGTATGAGGTACATGCCAAAAGTATTTCTTATAAATGCTGACTATATGAATGCTTTTGCTTCTGGATACTCTGAAAAATCAGCTATGGTTGCTATCACAACAAAGCTTGCCAATGCACTAAACCGTGATGAGCTACAAGCTGTGATGGCACATGAGCTAACCCATATCCGCAATCAAGATATAAAGCTGAACCTATTTACTATGGTTTTAGCAAATATGATGCTAATAATTATGGATTTCCTATTCTATTCGGTACTATTTTCAGGAAGCAATAACAACAGTAATAGCAATAATCGTAACAACAATGCTGCTGCATTTTTCATTATAATAATGATACTAAGATATGCCTTGCAAATATTCACCATATTTATGATGTTATTTTTAAGTCGTACAAGAGAGTATATGGCAGATGCTGGCGCGGTAGAGCTTATGAGAACCAACATGCCAATGGCTAATGCCTTGGTTAAAATAGCTAATGATAATAAAAGCCCAGAAACTCAATATAGCTATAAGCATACTAAAAATGAAAATCTACGCCGTGCCTCCTACATCTTTGATCCACTAAGTGCTGGGATCAATGGTGGTGATATGTCAGATTTATTTTCCACTCATCCTTCTATTGAGAAAAGATTAGCATCGATTGGTGTAAATAAAACCATAAGCTAG
- the rph gene encoding ribonuclease PH has protein sequence MRPSGRNCDQLRTIKVTHNFTKHAEGSVLIEFGGTKVLCTASVIEGVPGFKKDSKEGWLTAEYGMLPRSTHTRMDREAVRGKQSGRTQEIQRLIGRALRASVDLTTIGEYTIKVDCDVIQADGGTRTAAITGASLAIKDAINHMKQKKLIAEDVNPLVSQIAAISVGIYNNEPVLDLDYDEDSNAETDMNVVMNSNGGIIEIQGTAEGKHFSEEEFAKMLGLAKKGIQEIFDTVF, from the coding sequence ATGCGTCCAAGTGGCAGAAACTGTGACCAATTGAGAACTATTAAAGTTACTCATAATTTTACAAAACATGCTGAAGGCTCAGTATTAATAGAATTTGGGGGTACGAAGGTACTTTGTACAGCATCAGTAATAGAAGGAGTACCAGGATTTAAAAAAGACTCAAAAGAAGGGTGGCTAACTGCTGAATATGGTATGTTGCCACGTTCTACTCATACAAGGATGGATCGAGAAGCAGTCAGAGGAAAACAATCAGGCAGAACCCAAGAGATTCAGCGTTTGATAGGTAGAGCTTTGCGAGCAAGTGTGGATTTAACTACTATTGGTGAGTATACAATTAAGGTTGACTGTGATGTGATTCAGGCTGATGGAGGTACGCGTACGGCAGCTATAACAGGAGCATCATTAGCTATAAAAGACGCTATTAATCATATGAAACAAAAAAAATTGATAGCTGAAGATGTTAATCCTTTGGTTTCTCAAATAGCAGCTATTTCGGTAGGCATCTATAATAATGAGCCAGTACTAGATCTTGATTATGATGAAGATTCAAATGCCGAAACAGATATGAATGTAGTTATGAACTCAAATGGTGGTATCATTGAAATACAAGGTACCGCTGAAGGTAAGCACTTCTCCGAAGAGGAATTTGCTAAAATGCTTGGGTTGGCTAAAAAAGGCATCCAAGAAATTTTTGATACAGTATTTTAG
- a CDS encoding chorismate--pyruvate lyase family protein → MDFHVDVNSLDSSKLYWLNNVGNLVAGLTQFYGKIHLNKISQQTLDTSSFEKDLLKVDSALVRQITLSNDNKTIVFARTVIPKSTYNFFAQELDNLGNKPIGDALLYKKDFERSQFIIRELPKQVFKNETSLTSDQNVYSRSSIFSYTPSNNLKVLITEYFLCLPEFTKC, encoded by the coding sequence ATGGATTTTCATGTAGATGTTAACAGTTTGGATAGCTCTAAACTCTACTGGCTTAATAATGTCGGTAATTTAGTGGCCGGTTTGACCCAATTTTATGGAAAAATACATCTAAATAAAATATCTCAACAAACTTTGGACACAAGTAGTTTTGAAAAAGACCTTTTAAAAGTAGATAGTGCTTTAGTAAGACAAATAACACTATCTAATGATAACAAGACTATAGTTTTTGCAAGAACTGTCATTCCTAAATCAACGTACAATTTCTTTGCTCAAGAATTAGATAATTTAGGTAACAAACCAATTGGTGACGCTCTACTGTATAAAAAAGATTTTGAAAGAAGCCAATTTATTATCAGAGAGTTGCCAAAGCAAGTATTCAAAAATGAAACCAGCTTAACTTCAGATCAAAATGTGTACTCTCGTAGCTCTATTTTTAGTTACACACCTTCAAATAATTTAAAAGTCCTAATAACTGAATATTTTTTATGCTTACCGGAGTTTACAAAATGCTAA
- the ubiA gene encoding 4-hydroxybenzoate octaprenyltransferase, which translates to MLNQNKLKDYAMLMRLHRPIPILLILWPTLTALVLANNGLPSLKLFIIFSFGALIMRTVGCIINDIADIDFDKHVARTSTRPLTSGILPVKNAIYLCISLTIFAFICVLFLNIFTILLSFVALFLAILYPFCKRFFAIPQIVLGLAFNFGILMAFSAVQDKLPLEAWIFYLATIFWTVAYDTVYALADREYDLEIGINSSAVAFGKNVFRYIFTFNFLALAFLIVLGVYCDFNSIFYIGIIACGFFFIRNYFVYKKLGISNCIKAFSDNHWIGFIIFIATITQY; encoded by the coding sequence ATGCTAAATCAAAATAAATTAAAAGATTATGCAATGCTAATGCGGCTACATAGACCCATCCCTATATTACTAATTTTATGGCCAACACTTACTGCTTTAGTTTTAGCTAATAATGGTTTACCAAGTCTAAAACTATTTATAATTTTTTCTTTTGGTGCATTAATTATGCGGACTGTTGGCTGTATAATCAACGATATAGCTGATATTGATTTTGATAAGCATGTTGCTCGTACTAGTACTAGACCGTTAACTAGCGGAATTTTACCAGTCAAAAATGCTATTTACTTATGTATATCTCTTACGATCTTTGCTTTTATTTGTGTATTATTTTTAAATATTTTTACGATCTTGTTATCTTTTGTAGCTTTATTTTTAGCTATTTTATACCCATTCTGTAAAAGATTTTTTGCTATACCTCAGATAGTACTAGGATTAGCGTTTAATTTTGGTATATTAATGGCATTTTCAGCAGTACAAGATAAACTACCTCTTGAGGCTTGGATATTTTATCTCGCCACGATATTTTGGACTGTTGCTTATGATACTGTCTATGCTTTAGCAGATAGAGAGTATGACTTAGAAATAGGTATCAATTCATCAGCTGTAGCTTTTGGCAAAAATGTTTTTAGATATATCTTCACATTTAACTTTTTAGCTTTAGCTTTTTTGATAGTATTAGGAGTTTACTGTGATTTTAACAGTATATTCTATATAGGGATCATTGCTTGTGGATTTTTCTTTATTAGAAATTATTTTGTATACAAAAAACTAGGTATATCCAACTGTATCAAAGCTTTTTCAGATAACCATTGGATTGGCTTTATAATATTTATAGCTACAATCACTCAATACTAA
- a CDS encoding DUF423 domain-containing protein: protein MILIFGAVLGFISIAFGAYAEHGLKASITPEHFHFIMTAIRYNQLYAIVVSGIGLALLGSDKLAQSLSLKISGLLFTLGTLLFSFSIYFAVILDIPQLVRLAPIGGSTLMLGWIILAIAGLLTLKYKNL, encoded by the coding sequence ATGATTTTAATATTTGGAGCTGTACTAGGGTTCATATCAATAGCCTTTGGGGCTTATGCTGAGCATGGTTTAAAAGCAAGCATTACTCCAGAGCATTTTCATTTTATAATGACAGCTATACGCTATAACCAACTTTACGCTATAGTTGTTAGTGGCATTGGTTTAGCACTATTAGGTAGTGATAAACTGGCTCAAAGCCTTAGCCTGAAAATAAGTGGTTTACTATTTACTCTAGGAACTTTGCTTTTTAGTTTTAGTATTTACTTTGCTGTAATTTTGGACATACCACAACTAGTCAGGTTAGCTCCGATTGGTGGCTCTACTCTTATGCTTGGATGGATCATACTAGCTATAGCTGGCCTATTAACCCTAAAATACAAAAACCTTTAG